A window of Ipomoea triloba cultivar NCNSP0323 chromosome 2, ASM357664v1 contains these coding sequences:
- the LOC116010167 gene encoding probable alpha-mannosidase At5g13980 isoform X2, with protein MAKVEFWLLSLILAVGVLCAESKYVVYNTSAAIVPGKLNVHLVPHTHDDVGWLKTVDQYYVGSNNSIQGACVQNVLDSLIPALLADKNRKFIYVEQAFFQRWWRNQSPAMQSTVRELVNSGQLEFINGGWCMHDEAATHYIDMIDQTTLGHQYIKQQFNVTPRIGWQIDPFGHSAVQAYLLGAEVGFDSLYFGRIDYQDRAKRKGEKSLEVVWRASKSLGTSSQIFAGAFPENYEPPSGFYFEVNDDSPVVQDDTNLFDYNVPERVNDFVAAALSQANITRTNHVMWTMGTDFKYQYSHSWFRNLDKLIHYVNQDGRVNALYSTPSIYTDAKYASDQSWPLKTEDYFPYADRENAYWTGYFTSRPAIKGYVRLMSAYYLAARQLEYFKGRNKVGPTTDSLADAMGIAQHHDAVSGTEKQHVANDYAKRLSIGYTEAEDVVASSLACVVEAKLKSGCKNLETKFNQCPLLNISYCPPTEIDLSIGKELVIVVYNPLGWKRTDVVRIPVTSENVNVWDSTGKEVESQVFPVVDASISMRKYYAKAYVGKSPNTGPLYWLAFTATPPPLGFTTYTITSGGQKVKQTVLGSRTSQNDDIVAGPGNLKLLFSGNDGRLAKFVNSQSKISAAVEQSYIYYSADDGSKDKDRDHYQAAGAYIFRPNGSFAINSEGKVPLKVLRGPLYDEVHQTISSWIYQVTRVYKEREHAEVEFTIGPIPIDDGIGKEVVTQITTEIKSNKTFYTDSNGRDFLERIRNYRTDWDLQVNQPVAGNYYPINLGTYIKDSNTELSILVDRSVGGSSLVDGQLELMLHRRLLHDDGRGVGEALNETVCVTDKCAGLTVQGKYYVRIDPLREGAKWRRSFGQEIYSPFLLAFAEQDINEGMKFQIPTFTGIDPSYSLPDNVAIITLQELEDKSVLVRLAHLYEVDEDKDLSTVTNVELKKLFPGRKIKKVNEMSISANQEREEMEKKRLVWKAAGSSNGQKASRGGPIDPVKLIVELAPMEIRTFVIRFSSELSMKVLNSHFFLK; from the exons atggCGAAGGTTGAATTTTGGTTGTTGTCGTTGATTCTTGCGGTGGGTGTGTTGTGTGCGGAGTCGAAGTACGTAGTGTACAATACTTCGGCCGCCATTGTTCCCGGGAAGCTCAATGTTCATTTGGTTCCTCACACTCACGATGATGTTGGTTGGTTGAAGACTGTTGACCAGTACTATGTTGGCTCCAATAATTCAATCCAG GGAGCTTGCGTGCAAAATGTATTGGATTCCTTGATTCCGGCATTGTTGGCTGATAAAAACCGGAAATTTATTTATGTTGAACAG GCATTTTTCCAGAGGTGGTGGAGGAACCAAAGTCCGGCAATGCAGAGTACAGTCCGGGAGCTAGTCAATTCGGGTCAACTTGAGTTCAT AAATGGGGGTTGGTGCATGCATGATGAAGCTGCTACACATTATATTGATATGATAGATCAGACAACCTTAGGACACCAGTATATCAAACAGCAGTTCAATGTTACCCCACGAATTGGCTGGCAAATTGATCCATTTGGCCACTCTGCAGTTCAGGCATATCTTTTGGGTGCTGAG GTTGGATTTGACTCTCTTTATTTTGGGAGAATTGACTACCAAGACAGAGCAAAGCGGAAAGGTGAGAAGAGTCTTGAGGTTGTCTGGAGGGCTTCTAAAAGTTTGGGCACATCCTCACAG ATTTTTGCTGGTGCATTTCCTGAGAATTATGAGCCTCCAAGTGGTTTCTATTTTGAAGTCAACGATGACTCTCCTGTTGTTCAG GACGATACCAATCTGTTTGATTACAATGTCCCAGAGCGTGTCAATGACTTTGTAGCTGCTGCATTGTCACAG GCTAATATTACCCGCACGAATCATGTAATGTGGACCATGGGAACGGATTTCAAGTACCAGTATTCACACAGTTGGTTTCGGAACCTGGACAAACTCATTCATTATGTCAATCAA GATGGCCGTGTGAATGCTTTGTACTCAACTCCATCAATCTACACTGATGCAAAATATGCTTCCGATCAGTCTTGGCCTCTTAAGACTGAGGACTATTTCCC ATATGCAGACCGTGAAAATGCTTACTGGACAGGATATTTCACAAGTAGGCCAGCCATCAAAGGCTATGTCAGATTGATGAGTGCCTACTATTTG GCGGCAAGGCAATTGGAATATTTTAAAGGGAGAAATAAGGTCGGGCCAACTACTGACTCACTTGCTGATGCTATGGGAATTGCTCAACATCATGATGCTGTTAGTGGTACAGAAAAACAACATGTAGCTAATGATTATGCAAAAAGGTTGTCCATAGGTTACACAGAG GCTGAAGATGTTGTTGCAAGTTCATTGGCTTGTGTGGTTGAAGCAAAATTGAAATCTGGATGCAAGAATCTGGAAACAAAGTTCAATCAG TGCCCCCTTCTGAATATAAGTTATTGCCCTCCGACAGAAATTGATTTGTCTATTGGGAAAGAACTA GTGATTGTTGTCTATAATCCTCTAGGATGGAAGAGAACAGATGTTGTGAGAATCCCG GTGACCAGTGAAAATGTTAATGTTTGGGATTCCACTGGAAAAGAAGTTGAGTCACAGGTTTTTCCAGTAGTAGATGCCTCAATATCCATGAGGAAATACTATGCTAAAGCCTATGTCGGCAAATCTCCAAATACAGGCCCCTTATACTGGCTTGCATTTACCGCAACTCCTCCTCCTCTAGGTTTTACCACATATACAATCACCAGTGGTGGACAGAAAG TGAAGCAGACAGTACTTGGGTCCAGGACGAGTCAAAATGATGATATAGTAGCAGGGCCTGGCAACTTGAAACTTCTATTTTCTGGAAATGACGGAAGACTTGCTAAATTTGTTAATAGCCAAAGCAAG ATTAGTGCTGCTGTAGAACAATCCTACATTTATTATTCTGCTGATGATGGGAGTAAGGATAAGGATAGAGATCACTATCAG GCTGCTGGAGCATATATATTTCGTCCAAATGGCTCGTTTGCCATCAACTCTGAAGGAAAG GTCCCCCTTAAAGTTTTGCGTGGGCCCCTTTATGATGAAGTTCACCAGACAATAAGTTCATGGatataccag GTTACTAGAGTTTACAAGGAAAGAGAGCATGCTGAAGTTGAGTTTACT ATTGGCCCAATACCTATTGATGATGGAATAGGGAAAGAGGTTGTGACTCAGATTACAACTGAAATAAAAAGTAACAAGACATTTTACACCGATTCTAATGGGCGTGACTTCCTTGAAAGG ATTCGGAATTACAGAACTGATTGGGACCTTCAAGTGAATCAACCAGTTGCGGGAAATTATTATCCT ATTAATCTCGGGACATACATAAAAGATAGCAACACAGAGCTCTCAATCTTAGTTGATAGGTCTGTGGGAGGATCGAGCCTTGTTGATGGGCAATTGGAGCTGATGCTTCACAG GAGATTGCTTCATGATGATGGTCGAGGGGTTGGTGAAGCACTAAATGAAACAGTATGCGTTACAGACAAATGTGCAGGGTTAACT GTACAAGGAAAGTACTATGTAAGAATTGATCCACTCAGAGAGGGAGCTAAGTGGCGCCGATCTTTTGGACAGGAGATATATTCCCCATTTCTTTTAGCCTTTGCCGAGCAG GATATAAATGAAGGGATGAAGTTTCAAATTCCTACATTTACAGGGATAGACCCTTCCTACAGTCTTCCCGATAATGTTGCAATTATCACACTACAG GAGCTTGAAGACAAGAGCGTGCTCGTTCGGTTGGCACATTTATACGAG GTTGACGAGGACAAAGATCTATCAACTGTAACTAATGTAGAATTAAAGAAGCTGTTCCCAGGAAGGAAG ATTAAGAAAGTTAATGAAATGAGTATAAGCGCTAACCAAGAACGAGaagaaatggaaaagaaaaggCTAGTATGGAAAGCGGCAGGTTCTTCCAATGGACAAAAGGCATCAAGAGGTGGCCCCATAGATCCTGTTAAACTCATTGTGGAACTTGCCCCGATGGAAATTCGCACTTTTGTTATCCGATTTAGCTCCGAATTATCCATGAAAGT GTTGAATTCACATTTCTTTCTGAAATAA
- the LOC116010167 gene encoding probable alpha-mannosidase At5g13980 isoform X1 has product MAKVEFWLLSLILAVGVLCAESKYVVYNTSAAIVPGKLNVHLVPHTHDDVGWLKTVDQYYVGSNNSIQGACVQNVLDSLIPALLADKNRKFIYVEQAFFQRWWRNQSPAMQSTVRELVNSGQLEFINGGWCMHDEAATHYIDMIDQTTLGHQYIKQQFNVTPRIGWQIDPFGHSAVQAYLLGAEVGFDSLYFGRIDYQDRAKRKGEKSLEVVWRASKSLGTSSQIFAGAFPENYEPPSGFYFEVNDDSPVVQDDTNLFDYNVPERVNDFVAAALSQANITRTNHVMWTMGTDFKYQYSHSWFRNLDKLIHYVNQDGRVNALYSTPSIYTDAKYASDQSWPLKTEDYFPYADRENAYWTGYFTSRPAIKGYVRLMSAYYLAARQLEYFKGRNKVGPTTDSLADAMGIAQHHDAVSGTEKQHVANDYAKRLSIGYTEAEDVVASSLACVVEAKLKSGCKNLETKFNQCPLLNISYCPPTEIDLSIGKELVIVVYNPLGWKRTDVVRIPVTSENVNVWDSTGKEVESQVFPVVDASISMRKYYAKAYVGKSPNTGPLYWLAFTATPPPLGFTTYTITSGGQKVAATVKQTVLGSRTSQNDDIVAGPGNLKLLFSGNDGRLAKFVNSQSKISAAVEQSYIYYSADDGSKDKDRDHYQAAGAYIFRPNGSFAINSEGKVPLKVLRGPLYDEVHQTISSWIYQVTRVYKEREHAEVEFTIGPIPIDDGIGKEVVTQITTEIKSNKTFYTDSNGRDFLERIRNYRTDWDLQVNQPVAGNYYPINLGTYIKDSNTELSILVDRSVGGSSLVDGQLELMLHRRLLHDDGRGVGEALNETVCVTDKCAGLTVQGKYYVRIDPLREGAKWRRSFGQEIYSPFLLAFAEQDINEGMKFQIPTFTGIDPSYSLPDNVAIITLQELEDKSVLVRLAHLYEVDEDKDLSTVTNVELKKLFPGRKIKKVNEMSISANQEREEMEKKRLVWKAAGSSNGQKASRGGPIDPVKLIVELAPMEIRTFVIRFSSELSMKVLNSHFFLK; this is encoded by the exons atggCGAAGGTTGAATTTTGGTTGTTGTCGTTGATTCTTGCGGTGGGTGTGTTGTGTGCGGAGTCGAAGTACGTAGTGTACAATACTTCGGCCGCCATTGTTCCCGGGAAGCTCAATGTTCATTTGGTTCCTCACACTCACGATGATGTTGGTTGGTTGAAGACTGTTGACCAGTACTATGTTGGCTCCAATAATTCAATCCAG GGAGCTTGCGTGCAAAATGTATTGGATTCCTTGATTCCGGCATTGTTGGCTGATAAAAACCGGAAATTTATTTATGTTGAACAG GCATTTTTCCAGAGGTGGTGGAGGAACCAAAGTCCGGCAATGCAGAGTACAGTCCGGGAGCTAGTCAATTCGGGTCAACTTGAGTTCAT AAATGGGGGTTGGTGCATGCATGATGAAGCTGCTACACATTATATTGATATGATAGATCAGACAACCTTAGGACACCAGTATATCAAACAGCAGTTCAATGTTACCCCACGAATTGGCTGGCAAATTGATCCATTTGGCCACTCTGCAGTTCAGGCATATCTTTTGGGTGCTGAG GTTGGATTTGACTCTCTTTATTTTGGGAGAATTGACTACCAAGACAGAGCAAAGCGGAAAGGTGAGAAGAGTCTTGAGGTTGTCTGGAGGGCTTCTAAAAGTTTGGGCACATCCTCACAG ATTTTTGCTGGTGCATTTCCTGAGAATTATGAGCCTCCAAGTGGTTTCTATTTTGAAGTCAACGATGACTCTCCTGTTGTTCAG GACGATACCAATCTGTTTGATTACAATGTCCCAGAGCGTGTCAATGACTTTGTAGCTGCTGCATTGTCACAG GCTAATATTACCCGCACGAATCATGTAATGTGGACCATGGGAACGGATTTCAAGTACCAGTATTCACACAGTTGGTTTCGGAACCTGGACAAACTCATTCATTATGTCAATCAA GATGGCCGTGTGAATGCTTTGTACTCAACTCCATCAATCTACACTGATGCAAAATATGCTTCCGATCAGTCTTGGCCTCTTAAGACTGAGGACTATTTCCC ATATGCAGACCGTGAAAATGCTTACTGGACAGGATATTTCACAAGTAGGCCAGCCATCAAAGGCTATGTCAGATTGATGAGTGCCTACTATTTG GCGGCAAGGCAATTGGAATATTTTAAAGGGAGAAATAAGGTCGGGCCAACTACTGACTCACTTGCTGATGCTATGGGAATTGCTCAACATCATGATGCTGTTAGTGGTACAGAAAAACAACATGTAGCTAATGATTATGCAAAAAGGTTGTCCATAGGTTACACAGAG GCTGAAGATGTTGTTGCAAGTTCATTGGCTTGTGTGGTTGAAGCAAAATTGAAATCTGGATGCAAGAATCTGGAAACAAAGTTCAATCAG TGCCCCCTTCTGAATATAAGTTATTGCCCTCCGACAGAAATTGATTTGTCTATTGGGAAAGAACTA GTGATTGTTGTCTATAATCCTCTAGGATGGAAGAGAACAGATGTTGTGAGAATCCCG GTGACCAGTGAAAATGTTAATGTTTGGGATTCCACTGGAAAAGAAGTTGAGTCACAGGTTTTTCCAGTAGTAGATGCCTCAATATCCATGAGGAAATACTATGCTAAAGCCTATGTCGGCAAATCTCCAAATACAGGCCCCTTATACTGGCTTGCATTTACCGCAACTCCTCCTCCTCTAGGTTTTACCACATATACAATCACCAGTGGTGGACAGAAAG TGGCTGCTACAGTGAAGCAGACAGTACTTGGGTCCAGGACGAGTCAAAATGATGATATAGTAGCAGGGCCTGGCAACTTGAAACTTCTATTTTCTGGAAATGACGGAAGACTTGCTAAATTTGTTAATAGCCAAAGCAAG ATTAGTGCTGCTGTAGAACAATCCTACATTTATTATTCTGCTGATGATGGGAGTAAGGATAAGGATAGAGATCACTATCAG GCTGCTGGAGCATATATATTTCGTCCAAATGGCTCGTTTGCCATCAACTCTGAAGGAAAG GTCCCCCTTAAAGTTTTGCGTGGGCCCCTTTATGATGAAGTTCACCAGACAATAAGTTCATGGatataccag GTTACTAGAGTTTACAAGGAAAGAGAGCATGCTGAAGTTGAGTTTACT ATTGGCCCAATACCTATTGATGATGGAATAGGGAAAGAGGTTGTGACTCAGATTACAACTGAAATAAAAAGTAACAAGACATTTTACACCGATTCTAATGGGCGTGACTTCCTTGAAAGG ATTCGGAATTACAGAACTGATTGGGACCTTCAAGTGAATCAACCAGTTGCGGGAAATTATTATCCT ATTAATCTCGGGACATACATAAAAGATAGCAACACAGAGCTCTCAATCTTAGTTGATAGGTCTGTGGGAGGATCGAGCCTTGTTGATGGGCAATTGGAGCTGATGCTTCACAG GAGATTGCTTCATGATGATGGTCGAGGGGTTGGTGAAGCACTAAATGAAACAGTATGCGTTACAGACAAATGTGCAGGGTTAACT GTACAAGGAAAGTACTATGTAAGAATTGATCCACTCAGAGAGGGAGCTAAGTGGCGCCGATCTTTTGGACAGGAGATATATTCCCCATTTCTTTTAGCCTTTGCCGAGCAG GATATAAATGAAGGGATGAAGTTTCAAATTCCTACATTTACAGGGATAGACCCTTCCTACAGTCTTCCCGATAATGTTGCAATTATCACACTACAG GAGCTTGAAGACAAGAGCGTGCTCGTTCGGTTGGCACATTTATACGAG GTTGACGAGGACAAAGATCTATCAACTGTAACTAATGTAGAATTAAAGAAGCTGTTCCCAGGAAGGAAG ATTAAGAAAGTTAATGAAATGAGTATAAGCGCTAACCAAGAACGAGaagaaatggaaaagaaaaggCTAGTATGGAAAGCGGCAGGTTCTTCCAATGGACAAAAGGCATCAAGAGGTGGCCCCATAGATCCTGTTAAACTCATTGTGGAACTTGCCCCGATGGAAATTCGCACTTTTGTTATCCGATTTAGCTCCGAATTATCCATGAAAGT GTTGAATTCACATTTCTTTCTGAAATAA
- the LOC116010904 gene encoding uncharacterized protein LOC116010904, translating to MTLIDIGYGCFVARFDNKLDYLHALHDGPWKIFDNYIVAQRWEPAFRPRTTRFSKMAVWVRLPELPMEYFRDDTIRAILENVGKPLKLDRTTTVAAKGRFARAAVEIDMNKPLVSEVWVDNDVQVVEYEGLHVVCFKCGVLGHREQSCPELRQSETEVLNKAQNNDQPLHSPTEDRDINGAKDVGDGNSDQTMPSTHTPPAQIKIRYGAWILVTRKNNPPDGVAKYRHTRKDNNVNKTHAANIRQARKDHNVAKK from the coding sequence ATGACGTTGATTGATATTGGGTATGGCTGTTTTGTTGCTCGGTTTGACAACAAACTGGATTATCTCCACGCCCTCCATGATGGTCCGTGGAAGatatttgacaattatattgTTGCTCAACGTTGGGAACCTGCTTTCAGACCTCGAACAACCAGATTCTCAAAGATGGCGGTTTGGGTCAGACTCCCTGAGTTACCCATGGAGTATTTTCGTGATGACACCATCCGAGCTATCCTAGAGAACGTTGGAAAACCCCTTAAGCTGGACAGAACAACGACAGTGGCAGCGAAAGGGCGATTCGCTAGAGCAGCAGTTGAAATCGACATGAACAAACCCCTGGTATCCGAAGTGTGGGTTGATAATGACGTCCAAGTTGTCGAGTATGAAGGGTTACACGTTGTTTGTTTCAAGTGTGGTGTGCTTGGTCACCGTGAGCAGTCCTGCCCGGAGCTCAGGCAGTCAGAAACGGAAGTTCTAAATAAGGCTCAGAACAACGATCAACCCCTGCACAGTCCAACGGAAGACCGGGACATCAACGGTGCGAAGGACGTCGGAGATGGAAACTCCGATCAAACGATGCCGTCAACTCACACCCCTCCTGCACAGATCAAAATACGCTATGGAGCGTGGATTTTGGTCACGAGGAAAAATAATCCGCCGGATGGTGTCGCAAAATATCGCCACACTAGAAAAGATAATAACGTGAATAAAACTCATGCAGCGAACATTCGCCAGGCTAGGAAGGATCACAATGTCGCAAAGAAATAG